The Cellulophaga sp. RHA19 genome includes the window GTTGTGTTTTAATGCTACACGTACTGTTTTTGTATCTAATATTTTATTTACCTCTACATACGTTCCGTGTACATTTGTACCATCATCATACATACCTTCAAAACGGCAATTTTCAATAAGTATATCTCCTTTACAATTTGCAAAATGAGTAGCATCTGCAACAATAGACATAACACGGTCAGAGTCTTCTTCTATATAAATACCACTGTTTATTATTTTGATATTTTCTGATCTCTCAAACAAAAAACCCATTCCTAAAGCGTGATGAATTACAACATTATCAAAAACAATATCTTTAGAATTACGAGCTAAAAATGCAGGTGCATAACGGTTGTTTTTTTTATCCCCTTTAGATTGAAGAACACTACCTACTCTTGGAAATTTCTTTAAATTATATTGATAAAAACGAAGCACTCCGTCTGCTTTCTCTTCAACAAAATTAGATTTTAATGATGAATCCCAAGCTCCGTAAGCTACAGCTTTTGTTTTTTTATTGTGAGGCAAAGAACTTCCTAATGATGAGAAATTAAAATTATTAATACCAGGAAACTCAATTCTTCCTTTAACCAGTTTCCAAGAAAAACCTTTAGTATATGGCTTAAGCTCGTACCAATGTTCCTCTTTATTAACGGCAACAACATCACCCTGAAAACTAAAAGGAATGTCCCAATCTAATGTTACATTTTTAACTTCTATTTTTTTGCATCCTTCAAAAACAAAAGGAGCTGTTTGACCACGAAATACAAATTTAGAATTGTTGCCGTTTATAACAACAGAATTAAAGCCTTCAAAATTGAAAATTATTTTTTTAAATCCGTTTCCGTGATTGGTTACATAAAGGTATTTACCTACGGCATAATCTGTTAAAAAAGTATAATCCCCTTTTTCAAAAATCAACTCAATGTCTTTTTCTTTTGCATTCTCTATAGCCTGCCTTAAAGTGTAAGTCATATCTTGGTTAGAGTACTTAATATGTATAGTCTCTACAGCATAAATGTTGCTAAAAGCTAAAAGAAATACAAGTAGTAATTTTGATATTTTATTCATCTACAATTTAATTATAAGTTTACACCAGTTCCTTGTAAGGATGCATCATGGTTCCACATAATTTTCCAAGGATCTGATGTTTTTGTCTGAAAACTTTTAAGCTTACTTTTTAAGTTTTCTAATGTGTTTTTATAAGCTTCTTTACCTGCTAAATTGTTTAACTCATTAGGGTCTTTATCTAAATCATAAAGCTCAAACTCCGGTCTAAACAAAAAGTCTTGTACTTTTTTAGGCCCAAAGTACTCTTGGTGCGTTCTGTACACACTTTGCCACGTAGAAGATGCCCAAAGATCTGATGCAAAAGGATACTCTAAACGGTAAGCTATGTTCCAAATAAGTTTATAATTGTTACTCCTAACCACACGCATTGGGTAGTACATTGTAATTTCATGAAATGTATGAGAAGCATAAATCTCATTAAAATCTTTTGCTTCCTTTTTACCAATTGTAGATTTAAAAGAAGAACCGTGAAATTTGTTTTTATTGTTGTTTACCTTAGCCATATCTAAAATAGTTGGCGTTAAGTCTACCCATGAAACCATTGCACTACTTGTAACATTTGTTTTTTTAACAGTTGGGTCTTTTATAATACAAGGCAATTTTATTCCTGGTTCATGTACTGATGTTTTTGCTCCTGGAAACGCCATACCGTTATCTGAAATATAAATAACAATTGTATTTTTTTCTTTACCTTCTGCTTTTAACATAGCCATAAGCTTACCAAAACCCTGATCTATTCTAGAAATACTTTGGTAGTATTGCGCAATTTCTTCTCTTGTCTGTTTTGTATCTGGCAAAAAAGATGGCACCAAAACATCATTTGGATTATAGGTTACAGTTTCTACATCTTTATACCCTTCTTTTTTGTTTCCAAAACTGTTAGGAACATCCCATTCTTCTGGAGTAAAAGGTTGTCCACGGTGTGGATCATCTGTACAGAAATACAGAAAAAATGGTTTATCAGATTTTAACACGCTTGCACATTTATCTGCCATTTCTACAGTATTTCTAGGGTTAGCCTCTAAAACCGTATTAAAATGATATACTTTTTCTGGTGCAACGTGGTACTTGCCAATACGAGCTGTAGTGTAGCCTGCTTTATTTAACAAAACAGGTAACGATGTAATAGAATCATACGTACTAAAATGATGGTAATCATGTACGTGCCCATAAGAGCCCGTTGCGTGTCCAAACTTACCTGTTAATATCACAGATCTACTTGCTGCACAACTAGCACTTGTACAATATGCATTTGTGTACTTTGTACCTTCTGTAGCTAGTTTATCTAAATTTGGCGTTTTTATAACAGTATTACCGTAAGTACCTAAAGCATCTATACCATGATCATCTGCTACAAACAAAATTATATTTGGTGATGCTGGGTTAGCAACTACATTTGTTACTTTATTATCTGTTATTTTATTGTTCTTTTTTGAGTTGCAACTAACAAATAGTAAAACACTAAAAGCTATAAAAGTCACCCTTTTTAATACACGCTTCATTTGATAAGGATATAAATTGATATTACTATTTTTTACTGAAGATATTACGACTACTTATTATTAGCTTTTCTTTTTTCCTTTGCTGCTTTCCAGTTTACTTTTTGACCAAGCTCTTTTAGGGTAATGCTATTATTTGCGTCTGCGTCTAAGCCCAAAAACAGTAATTCGGCATCAATTTTATTCCCTTTTTTATTTGTCTTGT containing:
- a CDS encoding sulfatase family protein: MKRVLKRVTFIAFSVLLFVSCNSKKNNKITDNKVTNVVANPASPNIILFVADDHGIDALGTYGNTVIKTPNLDKLATEGTKYTNAYCTSASCAASRSVILTGKFGHATGSYGHVHDYHHFSTYDSITSLPVLLNKAGYTTARIGKYHVAPEKVYHFNTVLEANPRNTVEMADKCASVLKSDKPFFLYFCTDDPHRGQPFTPEEWDVPNSFGNKKEGYKDVETVTYNPNDVLVPSFLPDTKQTREEIAQYYQSISRIDQGFGKLMAMLKAEGKEKNTIVIYISDNGMAFPGAKTSVHEPGIKLPCIIKDPTVKKTNVTSSAMVSWVDLTPTILDMAKVNNNKNKFHGSSFKSTIGKKEAKDFNEIYASHTFHEITMYYPMRVVRSNNYKLIWNIAYRLEYPFASDLWASSTWQSVYRTHQEYFGPKKVQDFLFRPEFELYDLDKDPNELNNLAGKEAYKNTLENLKSKLKSFQTKTSDPWKIMWNHDASLQGTGVNL
- a CDS encoding right-handed parallel beta-helix repeat-containing protein, which codes for MNKISKLLLVFLLAFSNIYAVETIHIKYSNQDMTYTLRQAIENAKEKDIELIFEKGDYTFLTDYAVGKYLYVTNHGNGFKKIIFNFEGFNSVVINGNNSKFVFRGQTAPFVFEGCKKIEVKNVTLDWDIPFSFQGDVVAVNKEEHWYELKPYTKGFSWKLVKGRIEFPGINNFNFSSLGSSLPHNKKTKAVAYGAWDSSLKSNFVEEKADGVLRFYQYNLKKFPRVGSVLQSKGDKKNNRYAPAFLARNSKDIVFDNVVIHHALGMGFLFERSENIKIINSGIYIEEDSDRVMSIVADATHFANCKGDILIENCRFEGMYDDGTNVHGTYVEVNKILDTKTVRVALKHNQQYGFKFAGLGDEIWFIKAPSPARKEINTVTAVKVINNHYTDLTFKNDIATDLKIGDILENKTWNPSFTMRGNTIQDHRARNIIIKTPKKIVIENNNLSSMMSSIMLRGETFYWFESGNVEDVIIRNNHFVDCAYAGSEHAILKVSPRLGKTFSATNLYDRNIVFENNTIETFGNRIIWADRVDGLKISKNTIKQTTTFKPQFPNAYLFDLINCNNVEIDNNTYNGTVTNGIQADKTSQKTLKVKKNKGFKYEK